Proteins encoded in a region of the Streptomyces sp. NBC_00310 genome:
- a CDS encoding PIN domain nuclease, with the protein MITYLLDTSALWHLFRTPGALSPWEGHIAAGVFHFCEPTRAEFLYSATSPSHRDELAEELDALCLLSPVPKNAWRWVDTAQYKLTQRGQHRAAGAIDLLVCATAVHHGHTVLHVDNDFATVAGVLKEVQQRDVRA; encoded by the coding sequence GTGATCACGTACCTGCTCGACACCTCCGCCCTGTGGCATCTGTTCCGCACCCCTGGGGCATTGTCGCCCTGGGAGGGGCACATCGCCGCTGGGGTGTTCCACTTCTGCGAGCCGACACGGGCCGAATTTCTCTACTCGGCAACGAGTCCGTCCCACCGGGATGAGCTTGCAGAGGAGCTGGACGCACTCTGCCTGCTCTCTCCGGTTCCGAAGAATGCCTGGCGTTGGGTCGACACCGCCCAGTACAAACTGACCCAGCGGGGCCAGCACCGTGCGGCAGGAGCGATCGACCTGCTGGTGTGTGCGACCGCGGTCCACCACGGGCACACCGTCCTCCACGTCGACAACGACTTCGCGACGGTGGCCGGAGTGCTCAAGGAAGTTCAGCAGCGAGACGTACGAGCCTGA
- a CDS encoding type II toxin-antitoxin system VapB family antitoxin, which produces MSVTQIDLDDEALAEAMRLMGATTKKETVNAALRDYVARIKRLEAAEKLAARGARGEFEQAAAAHDAGKRARREAFE; this is translated from the coding sequence ATGTCCGTCACGCAGATTGATCTCGATGACGAGGCACTCGCCGAGGCCATGCGGCTGATGGGCGCCACGACGAAGAAGGAGACGGTCAACGCGGCTCTGCGGGACTACGTGGCCCGGATCAAGCGGCTCGAGGCTGCCGAGAAGCTGGCCGCGCGCGGTGCGCGTGGCGAGTTCGAGCAGGCCGCGGCGGCGCATGACGCGGGCAAGCGTGCCCGACGCGAGGCCTTCGAGTGA
- a CDS encoding response regulator transcription factor, with protein MRVLVVEDEERFAAGLRDGLEAEGFAVDVALDGVDGLWMARENAYDAIVLDIMLPRLNGYRVCRALRGEGDWTPILMLTAKEGEWDEIEGLDTGADDYLTKPVSYAVLLARLRVLLRRETRQRPAVLAVGDLRLDPAARTVTRAERQVEVTARELAVLEFLMRRAGEAVTKRTILDHVWGGDFEGDPNIVEVYVRRLRNKVDRPFGRESLRTLRGHGYRLVPDDG; from the coding sequence ATGCGGGTGCTGGTCGTCGAGGACGAGGAGCGGTTCGCGGCCGGGCTCAGGGACGGGCTGGAGGCCGAAGGCTTCGCCGTGGACGTCGCGCTCGACGGGGTCGACGGGCTGTGGATGGCGCGTGAGAACGCGTACGACGCGATCGTCCTCGACATCATGCTGCCGCGCCTCAACGGCTACCGGGTCTGCCGGGCGCTGCGCGGTGAGGGTGACTGGACGCCGATCCTCATGCTCACCGCCAAGGAGGGCGAGTGGGACGAGATCGAGGGCCTCGACACCGGCGCCGACGACTACCTCACCAAGCCTGTGTCGTACGCGGTGCTGCTCGCCCGGCTGCGGGTGCTGCTGCGGCGCGAGACGCGCCAGCGGCCCGCCGTGCTTGCGGTGGGCGACCTGCGCCTGGACCCGGCCGCGCGCACGGTCACCCGAGCCGAGCGCCAAGTCGAGGTCACCGCACGGGAGCTGGCCGTACTGGAGTTCTTGATGCGGCGGGCGGGCGAGGCCGTGACCAAGCGGACGATCCTCGACCACGTGTGGGGCGGCGACTTCGAGGGCGATCCGAACATCGTCGAGGTGTACGTGCGGCGGCTGCGCAACAAGGTCGACCGCCCCTTCGGGCGGGAGTCGCTGCGGACGCTGCGGGGGCACGGTTATCGGCTGGTGCCGGATGACGGGTGA
- a CDS encoding tectonin domain-containing protein: protein MADWKKISGGLSTISVGSRTHVWGVNSSGQIYRYTGHDANPWVGIPGSAVDIGVAADGTVWHVNSAGGIYRYTGDQGSVNWVNVSGGLTRISVGSRTNVWGVNGSNQIYRYTGHDANPWVGIPGSAVDIGVAADGTVYRVDSTGAIFRYTGDQGSTDWVNVSGGLTRISAGSRTNVWGVNGSNQIYRYTGHDANPWVGIPGSAVDIGAAADGTVYCVDSAGAIYRYTGDQP from the coding sequence ATGGCTGATTGGAAGAAGATCTCCGGTGGGCTCTCGACGATCTCCGTCGGATCCAGGACGCACGTATGGGGGGTGAACAGCAGCGGTCAGATCTACCGGTACACCGGCCATGACGCGAACCCGTGGGTCGGTATCCCCGGCAGCGCGGTCGACATCGGCGTCGCCGCCGACGGCACGGTGTGGCACGTCAACTCCGCAGGTGGCATCTATCGCTACACCGGCGACCAGGGTTCCGTGAACTGGGTCAACGTCTCGGGTGGCCTGACCCGAATCTCGGTCGGGTCCAGGACCAACGTCTGGGGCGTGAACGGCTCCAACCAGATCTACCGGTACACCGGCCACGACGCGAACCCGTGGGTCGGTATCCCCGGCAGCGCGGTCGACATCGGCGTCGCCGCCGACGGCACCGTGTACCGCGTCGACTCCACGGGCGCCATCTTCCGCTACACCGGGGACCAGGGCTCTACCGACTGGGTCAACGTCTCAGGTGGCCTGACCCGGATCTCGGCCGGGTCCAGGACCAACGTCTGGGGCGTGAACGGCTCCAACCAGATCTACCGGTACACCGGCCACGACGCGAACCCGTGGGTCGGTATCCCCGGCAGCGCGGTCGACATCGGAGCGGCCGCCGACGGCACCGTGTACTGCGTCGACTCCGCGGGCGCGATCTACCGCTACACCGGCGACCAGCCCTGA
- a CDS encoding sensor histidine kinase codes for MTGERAGRGGGARLRAVRVRTTLIAVLAVALALVAGGAALVLGLRAELSNDVRDAARSRAREVARVIEAGRGVPAVRVADPDEEFLQVVDAEGTVVAASPNVEGLPALARLRPGGSTEVDTPLDEDPFLVVAVGARDGERRLTVLDGRTPAGVAEATSTVTRMLLVGLPALLVLAASATWMAVGRTLRRVARAEAAQRRFVSDASHELRSPVATVRQHAEVALAHPGRADAGTLAGTVLDEAVRMQRLVDDLLLLAHADENAIRPRRRPVDLDDLVFEEARRLRQRGGRLRVDSGGVSAGRVLGDADALRRVVRNLGENAARHARSRVALALGTVGGAVRLDVDDDGPGVPEGERGRIFERFVRLDEARARGEGGAGLGLAIVAELVAAHGGTVAVDTAPVLGGARFTVTLVSVP; via the coding sequence ATGACGGGTGAGCGGGCCGGCCGTGGGGGCGGGGCGCGGTTGCGGGCCGTTCGGGTGCGGACCACCCTCATAGCCGTACTGGCCGTCGCCCTGGCACTGGTTGCCGGGGGTGCCGCACTGGTGCTGGGGCTGCGGGCCGAGCTGAGCAACGACGTACGGGATGCCGCGCGGTCCCGTGCCCGGGAAGTGGCTCGGGTGATCGAGGCGGGCCGGGGGGTGCCTGCAGTGCGCGTTGCCGACCCGGACGAGGAGTTCCTGCAGGTCGTCGACGCGGAGGGGACCGTCGTCGCGGCGAGCCCGAACGTCGAGGGACTGCCGGCGCTGGCCCGGCTGCGGCCCGGCGGCAGCACCGAGGTCGACACCCCGCTCGACGAGGACCCGTTCCTGGTGGTGGCGGTCGGGGCGCGGGACGGCGAGCGGCGGCTGACCGTCCTGGACGGCCGTACGCCCGCCGGGGTCGCCGAGGCCACGTCGACGGTCACGCGGATGCTGCTCGTCGGCCTGCCGGCGCTGCTGGTCCTGGCGGCCTCCGCGACCTGGATGGCCGTGGGGCGGACGCTGAGGCGGGTCGCACGCGCCGAGGCGGCGCAGCGGCGCTTCGTCTCGGACGCCTCCCACGAACTGCGCTCGCCCGTCGCCACGGTCCGGCAGCACGCCGAGGTGGCCCTCGCCCATCCGGGGCGCGCGGACGCGGGGACGTTGGCCGGGACGGTGCTCGACGAGGCCGTACGCATGCAGCGCCTCGTGGACGACCTGCTGCTGCTCGCCCACGCCGACGAGAACGCGATCCGGCCGCGGCGGCGCCCCGTCGACCTCGACGACCTGGTCTTCGAGGAGGCCCGGCGGTTGCGGCAGCGAGGTGGTCGGCTGCGTGTCGACAGCGGCGGGGTGTCGGCGGGGCGGGTCCTGGGCGACGCGGACGCGCTGCGCCGAGTGGTGCGCAACCTCGGCGAGAACGCGGCCCGCCACGCCCGCTCCCGGGTCGCCCTGGCACTCGGAACCGTCGGCGGAGCCGTACGCCTGGACGTGGACGACGACGGGCCCGGGGTGCCGGAGGGGGAGCGCGGGCGGATCTTCGAACGTTTCGTACGCCTGGACGAGGCCCGCGCCAGGGGAGAGGGTGGAGCGGGGCTGGGCCTGGCGATCGTGGCGGAGCTGGTGGCCGCGCACGGGGGAACAGTGGCGGTGGACACGGCGCCGGTGCTGGGCGGGGCGAGGTTCACGGTGACATTGGTCAGCGTCCCGTAG
- a CDS encoding APC family permease: MPNPGAGPLSPPGPVGGAPQRLRGGVLGMADIAAATMANVGPAMSFFFGFAFLATTAGVASPLTILAAGIAVALLGNTLAEFSRAHPSAGSFITFVGKTFGPVSAVTTALLAALGYIIAMAGVISISGGFVQITLHHYTGVDLPWIIWTLLLTGLAVALMLRGVVVSTKWAGYFFGAEMLVLVVVSVAALVEHRGELCFDPFLPSHINDGFKGLATGFPLAVYLFIGWENSAALAEETENPRHNVGRAVFSSVAIMTVSYILFAYATVTGFGYDVTRLGASRIPFIEVAHHTLGVLAFLAYLGGLTSTLGVLIAGINSQARLVFNAGREGLLPSFFGYVHPIRRTPNKAIITFTAIALLIIGGWALGHLLGSAGGSMNPVVFFTESSTLGAILILLVYLASNIALPLYYRRYRPQEFRVVRHLVLPALGTVAILVPLYYLAKPGQPAPYNWFPYVAVAALLAAVGYAALLVRRDPTLAERVGSIVADAD, encoded by the coding sequence ATGCCCAACCCCGGAGCCGGCCCGCTGTCCCCGCCGGGCCCCGTCGGCGGCGCGCCGCAGCGACTGCGCGGCGGCGTCCTCGGCATGGCGGACATCGCCGCCGCCACGATGGCCAACGTCGGCCCAGCCATGAGTTTCTTCTTCGGTTTCGCCTTCCTGGCCACCACCGCGGGCGTGGCGTCACCGCTGACCATCCTTGCCGCCGGCATCGCGGTGGCGCTCCTCGGCAACACGCTGGCGGAGTTCTCCCGCGCGCACCCCTCGGCGGGCAGCTTCATCACCTTCGTCGGCAAGACCTTCGGGCCGGTCAGCGCGGTGACCACGGCGCTGCTGGCGGCGCTGGGCTACATCATCGCGATGGCCGGCGTCATCTCGATCTCCGGCGGGTTCGTGCAGATCACCCTGCACCACTACACCGGCGTGGACCTGCCGTGGATCATCTGGACTCTGCTGCTCACCGGGCTGGCCGTGGCGCTGATGCTGCGCGGGGTGGTGGTCTCCACCAAGTGGGCCGGCTACTTCTTCGGCGCGGAGATGCTGGTGCTGGTCGTGGTCTCGGTCGCCGCGCTGGTGGAACACCGCGGCGAGCTGTGCTTCGACCCGTTCCTGCCCAGCCACATCAACGACGGCTTCAAGGGGCTGGCGACCGGCTTCCCACTGGCGGTGTACCTGTTCATCGGCTGGGAGAACTCGGCGGCCCTCGCCGAGGAGACGGAGAATCCTCGGCACAACGTCGGCCGCGCGGTGTTCTCCTCCGTCGCGATCATGACGGTGAGTTACATCCTCTTCGCCTACGCCACGGTGACCGGCTTCGGCTACGACGTGACCAGACTCGGCGCCTCCCGGATCCCGTTCATCGAGGTGGCCCACCACACCCTCGGCGTGCTGGCGTTCCTCGCCTACCTCGGCGGACTGACCTCGACCCTCGGTGTGCTGATCGCCGGCATCAACTCCCAGGCCCGCCTGGTGTTCAACGCCGGACGTGAGGGGCTGCTCCCCTCCTTCTTCGGCTATGTGCACCCCATCCGTCGCACACCGAACAAGGCGATCATCACCTTCACCGCCATCGCCCTGCTGATCATCGGCGGCTGGGCCCTGGGCCACCTGCTGGGGTCCGCCGGCGGCTCGATGAACCCGGTGGTCTTCTTCACCGAGTCCTCGACCCTCGGCGCCATCCTGATCCTGCTGGTCTACCTCGCGTCCAACATCGCCCTGCCGCTGTACTACCGCAGGTACCGGCCGCAGGAGTTCCGGGTGGTCCGGCACCTGGTACTGCCCGCGCTCGGCACGGTGGCCATCCTGGTCCCGCTTTACTACCTCGCCAAGCCAGGCCAGCCCGCGCCTTACAACTGGTTCCCCTACGTAGCGGTCGCCGCCCTGCTCGCCGCCGTCGGCTACGCGGCCCTCCTGGTCCGACGCGACCCGACCTTGGCCGAACGCGTCGGCTCCATCGTGGCCGACGCGGACTGA